In bacterium, a single window of DNA contains:
- a CDS encoding MlaD family protein has protein sequence MNSRKAATLVGIAVLTAFVMVLVSVFYLRGVLTARDRVTYHAEFNNVGRLVEGNNVTAAGVVVGRVRKIGLRDQKAWVEFYVKSDVPVTAGTLASINATDVFGSSSVELSLGQGAPLPPGSQIEGELGPGIEDIMVRSAVIIDHTISLMQKAQTLLERLNTLTAQDGPVTESLENIREITVNTREFSRNLADYDILVRRALISVDSTAQGVDSLVAANSAAVGRTLANVESSGARLDSLLAGLQEGQGTLGRLLADESLYRDMRDALQEARSLIAEVREHPEKYVRVKVF, from the coding sequence ATGAACAGCCGGAAAGCCGCCACGCTCGTGGGGATAGCTGTCCTTACGGCTTTTGTCATGGTACTGGTTTCGGTGTTCTACCTGCGCGGGGTGCTGACCGCCCGCGACCGCGTAACCTACCACGCCGAATTCAACAACGTGGGCCGCCTGGTCGAGGGGAACAATGTCACCGCGGCCGGGGTGGTGGTGGGACGGGTGCGCAAGATCGGGCTGCGCGACCAGAAAGCCTGGGTCGAGTTCTATGTGAAATCGGATGTCCCGGTGACCGCGGGCACACTGGCCTCGATCAACGCCACGGACGTGTTCGGCTCCTCCAGCGTGGAGCTGAGTCTGGGACAGGGAGCGCCCCTGCCCCCGGGCAGCCAGATCGAGGGCGAGCTGGGCCCCGGCATCGAGGATATCATGGTCCGCAGTGCGGTGATAATCGACCACACGATCAGCCTGATGCAGAAAGCCCAGACCCTTCTGGAGCGTCTCAACACCCTGACCGCCCAGGACGGCCCGGTGACCGAGAGCCTGGAAAACATCCGGGAGATCACGGTGAACACCCGCGAGTTCAGCCGCAACCTGGCCGATTACGACATTCTGGTGCGCCGTGCCCTGATCTCGGTGGACTCCACGGCCCAGGGGGTGGACTCGCTGGTGGCGGCCAACTCGGCGGCGGTCGGGCGCACCCTGGCCAATGTGGAAAGCTCGGGTGCGCGCCTGGACAGTCTTCTGGCCGGCCTTCAGGAAGGCCAGGGCACCCTGGGCCGTCTGCTGGCCGATGAGAGCCTGTACCGCGACATGCGGGACGCCCTGCAGGAGGCGCGCAGCCTGATCGCCGAGGTGCGCGAGCACCCGGAGAAATACGTGCGGGTGAAGGTGTTTTAA
- the dnaB gene encoding replicative DNA helicase, translated as MAKKKSDTPGGESAALAAIAADYSRSIPFSREAEASVLGAMLMDREAIGQAVELLHDKCFYSEPHRRLFSAVVSLYEKSVDVDPVTLSEQLRKDGALEDIGGAPFIFEVAGSVATAANVGHHAQIVREKFMLRRLIESCTTIIQESYQPVEDVDRMIDSAEERIFQIQDFRLKEGFSPIRPIIHDIINDIEYRTHHNIEMTGVPTGFFDLDKLTVGLQKSDLIIVAGRPGMGKTSFCLNVGLNLALGTNKHPEPVPVAVFSLEMSKQQLVQRLLSSISHVPVGKMRTAKLTDLEWHNLNQAANRLFDAPMFIDDTPEISVLEIRAKSRRLKKMENIGLVVIDYMQLVRTAGRIESRQQEISMISRSLKALAKELDIPVIALSQLSRAVEGRQDRRPQLADLRESGAIEQDADLVVFIYRPEMYDITEQDGKSTENLAQIIVEKNRNGPTGTVELTFIKEFTTFRNVSFREDAEAY; from the coding sequence ATGGCTAAGAAGAAATCCGACACCCCCGGCGGCGAGAGCGCCGCCCTGGCGGCTATCGCCGCGGACTACAGCCGCAGCATCCCGTTCTCGCGCGAGGCAGAGGCCAGCGTGCTGGGCGCGATGCTGATGGACCGCGAGGCTATCGGTCAGGCGGTGGAGCTGCTGCACGACAAGTGTTTCTACAGCGAGCCACACCGGCGGCTGTTCTCGGCCGTGGTCAGCCTGTACGAAAAGAGCGTGGATGTCGACCCGGTGACCCTCTCCGAGCAGTTGCGCAAGGACGGCGCGCTGGAGGATATCGGCGGGGCGCCGTTCATCTTCGAAGTGGCCGGCTCGGTGGCCACGGCGGCCAATGTGGGCCACCATGCCCAGATCGTGCGCGAAAAGTTCATGTTGCGCCGCCTGATCGAAAGCTGCACCACGATCATCCAGGAGTCCTACCAGCCGGTGGAGGACGTGGACCGGATGATCGACTCGGCTGAGGAGCGGATTTTCCAGATCCAGGATTTCCGTCTCAAGGAGGGCTTTTCGCCCATCCGGCCGATCATCCACGACATCATCAACGACATCGAATACCGCACCCACCACAACATCGAGATGACCGGCGTGCCCACCGGGTTTTTCGACCTGGACAAGCTGACCGTGGGCCTTCAGAAATCCGACCTTATCATCGTGGCCGGACGCCCGGGCATGGGCAAAACCTCATTCTGCCTGAATGTGGGCCTGAACCTGGCCCTGGGCACGAACAAACACCCCGAGCCGGTGCCGGTGGCCGTGTTCAGCCTGGAAATGAGCAAGCAGCAGCTGGTGCAGCGCCTCTTGAGCTCCATCTCGCACGTGCCGGTGGGCAAAATGCGCACGGCCAAGCTGACCGATCTTGAATGGCACAACCTGAACCAGGCCGCCAACCGCCTGTTCGACGCCCCGATGTTCATCGACGACACCCCCGAGATATCCGTGCTGGAAATACGGGCCAAGAGCCGCCGGCTCAAGAAAATGGAGAACATCGGGCTGGTGGTTATCGATTACATGCAGCTGGTGCGCACCGCGGGCCGCATCGAGAGCCGCCAGCAGGAAATCAGCATGATCAGCCGCTCGCTCAAGGCCCTGGCCAAGGAGCTGGATATCCCGGTGATCGCCCTGAGCCAGCTTTCCCGCGCCGTGGAGGGCCGTCAGGACCGCCGCCCGCAACTGGCCGACCTTCGCGAGTCCGGCGCGATCGAGCAGGATGCCGACCTGGTGGTGTTCATCTACCGTCCCGAGATGTATGACATCACCGAGCAGGACGGCAAAAGCACCGAGAACCTGGCCCAGATAATCGTGGAAAAGAACCGTAACGGCCCGACCGGCACCGTGGAGCTGACCTTTATCAAGGAGTTCACCACGTTCCGGAATGTCAGTTTCCGGGAGGATGCGGAGGCGTACTGA
- a CDS encoding ABC transporter permease has product MVGLFQQLGERVLESLTRLGESAGLMGRTALELPRVWSVRRELVEQMMRIGIASLPLVAVTSLFTGMVIAVQTSYQVEQYVPDLFISAAIGKSVIIELSPVLTALVLSGRVGASIAAELGTMRVTEQIDAMETMALDPVRFLVLPRVIAGMIMMPVIVVYSSAIAIGGAYMICMIYLEMSRQIFMQGISQFVLPWDIYSGVIKSLVFGLTVATVGCCYGYYAPQGAAGVGQTTTRSVVTNCLLVLIFDYILALILFPTQ; this is encoded by the coding sequence ATGGTCGGCCTTTTTCAGCAGCTCGGCGAGCGGGTATTGGAGAGCCTGACCCGCCTGGGAGAGTCGGCCGGCCTGATGGGCCGGACGGCGCTGGAGCTGCCACGGGTGTGGAGCGTGCGGCGCGAGCTGGTCGAGCAGATGATGCGGATCGGGATCGCCTCGCTGCCCCTGGTGGCGGTGACCAGCCTGTTCACCGGAATGGTGATAGCCGTGCAGACCAGCTACCAGGTGGAGCAGTACGTGCCCGACCTGTTCATCAGCGCGGCGATCGGCAAATCGGTGATAATCGAGCTGTCGCCGGTGCTGACCGCCCTGGTGCTGTCGGGACGGGTGGGAGCCTCGATTGCGGCGGAGCTGGGCACCATGCGCGTGACCGAGCAGATCGACGCCATGGAGACCATGGCTCTCGACCCGGTGCGCTTCCTGGTGCTGCCGCGCGTGATCGCCGGGATGATCATGATGCCGGTGATCGTGGTCTACAGCAGCGCTATCGCTATCGGCGGGGCGTACATGATCTGCATGATCTACTTGGAGATGAGCCGCCAGATATTCATGCAGGGGATCAGCCAGTTCGTGCTGCCCTGGGATATCTACAGCGGGGTGATCAAGTCGCTGGTGTTCGGGTTGACAGTGGCCACGGTGGGCTGCTGCTACGGCTATTATGCGCCCCAAGGCGCGGCCGGGGTGGGCCAGACCACCACGCGCAGCGTGGTGACCAACTGCCTTCTGGTGCTGATCTTCGACTATATCCTGGCCCTGATCCTGTTCCCGACCCAATGA
- a CDS encoding AAA family ATPase, translating to MPKPKTQYECSACGAVQAKWTGRCQSCGAWDSLTERAAPAPKAPGARSAPAPGTGGARPRPLAAVLAGGPEPARIKTGIAELDSILGGGLVPGSLLLLGGDPGIGKSTLMLQAAGKLAATGVRVLYCSGEESEGQIGMRTRRLGVPAPEGLLLLTETCFEEIESAVRQAQPDVLIVDSIQTVYVGAVEGIPGSIVQVREASAGFMRLAKQEGLTVVLVGHVTKEGALAGPRILEHMVDTVLYFEGDGNWSHRILRVV from the coding sequence ATGCCCAAGCCCAAAACCCAGTACGAGTGCTCGGCCTGCGGAGCGGTCCAGGCGAAATGGACCGGCCGCTGCCAGAGCTGCGGAGCGTGGGACAGCCTGACCGAGCGGGCCGCGCCCGCGCCGAAGGCGCCGGGGGCGAGAAGCGCCCCCGCCCCGGGAACCGGGGGGGCGCGGCCCCGTCCCCTGGCCGCGGTCCTCGCGGGTGGCCCGGAGCCGGCACGGATCAAGACCGGGATCGCAGAGCTGGACTCGATCCTCGGCGGCGGGCTGGTCCCCGGCTCGCTGTTGCTCCTGGGCGGAGACCCGGGGATAGGCAAGAGCACCCTGATGCTCCAGGCCGCGGGTAAGCTTGCCGCAACAGGCGTGCGGGTGCTCTACTGCTCGGGCGAGGAGAGTGAGGGCCAGATCGGCATGCGCACCCGTAGGCTCGGAGTCCCTGCACCCGAGGGACTCCTGCTCCTGACCGAGACCTGTTTCGAGGAGATCGAGTCCGCGGTGCGGCAGGCTCAGCCCGACGTACTGATCGTGGACTCGATCCAGACAGTCTATGTCGGGGCCGTGGAGGGTATACCGGGCAGCATAGTCCAGGTGCGCGAGGCCAGCGCCGGGTTCATGCGCCTGGCCAAGCAGGAGGGCCTGACCGTGGTCCTGGTGGGCCATGTGACCAAGGAGGGCGCCCTGGCCGGACCCCGCATACTGGAGCACATGGTTGACACGGTGCTGTATTTTGAGGGGGACGGGAACTGGAGCCACAGAATATTGCGCGTGGTGAA
- a CDS encoding ABC transporter ATP-binding protein, which yields MSEAAIIELRGVTKRLGGQAVLNCLDLQVRRGETLVIMGRSGAGKSVILKHMIGLMRPDSGQVLFDGAPLEGMSRNCLNEVRKRFGMLFQSAALFDSMSVGQNVSAALHRHTKMSEQEIAAVVRERLEAVGLSGVEGRMPAELSGGMRKRVGLARAIAMNPEVILYDEPTTGLDPITADSINDLIVDTRRNLGVTSVVVTHDVASALKVGTRFCFLLDGRIYFDGSGDELRSSTDPAVRQFLEGRAVGPLTAVH from the coding sequence ATGAGCGAGGCGGCGATAATCGAGCTGCGCGGGGTGACGAAGCGCCTGGGCGGTCAGGCGGTGCTGAACTGTCTGGATCTGCAAGTGCGCCGCGGCGAGACCCTGGTGATAATGGGCCGCAGCGGGGCGGGCAAAAGCGTGATCCTCAAGCACATGATCGGCCTGATGCGGCCGGACAGCGGGCAGGTGCTGTTCGACGGCGCGCCGCTGGAGGGGATGAGCCGCAACTGTCTGAACGAGGTGCGCAAACGTTTCGGCATGCTGTTCCAGAGCGCGGCCCTGTTCGACTCGATGAGCGTGGGCCAGAATGTCTCGGCCGCTCTGCACCGTCATACGAAAATGTCCGAACAGGAAATAGCCGCGGTGGTGCGCGAGCGCCTGGAGGCGGTGGGACTGTCGGGCGTGGAGGGACGCATGCCGGCCGAGCTGTCGGGCGGGATGCGCAAGCGCGTGGGACTGGCCCGGGCCATCGCCATGAACCCCGAGGTGATCCTGTACGATGAGCCGACCACCGGGCTCGACCCGATCACCGCGGACTCGATCAACGACCTGATCGTGGACACCCGCCGCAACCTGGGAGTGACCAGTGTGGTGGTGACCCACGATGTGGCCAGCGCGCTCAAGGTTGGCACGCGTTTCTGTTTCCTGCTGGACGGCAGGATTTATTTCGACGGGAGCGGGGATGAGCTTCGCTCCAGCACGGACCCCGCTGTGCGCCAGTTCCTGGAAGGACGGGCGGTGGGGCCGCTGACCGCCGTGCATTGA